The Thermogemmatispora onikobensis genome has a window encoding:
- the menH gene encoding 2-succinyl-6-hydroxy-2,4-cyclohexadiene-1-carboxylate synthase, producing MGKAQVERLLLQVNGLHLSLLQAHPLDQQGQPTLVLLHGFTGSALSWGALLEEFASAGLRVIAFDLHGHGLSEAPTTPERYSMEHCQADLLAALRQLGIAPGEAILLGYSLGGRIALYCAFSGFFRSLILESASPGIADPQERALRQRQDEELAASIEREGVAAFVARWEQLPLFASQQRLPEEQRAILRTQRLANRQQGLAGSLRGVGTGVQPPLHGRLPELALPVLLICGALDEKFCSIGKEMARLLPKAILAIVPDAGHTVHLEQPTRFAELVLSFCSTLAPAGEQRT from the coding sequence ATGGGAAAGGCACAGGTTGAGCGCCTTCTTCTTCAGGTCAACGGGCTGCATCTTAGCCTGCTTCAGGCTCACCCGCTGGACCAGCAGGGCCAGCCGACTCTGGTTCTGCTGCACGGTTTCACCGGCAGCGCTCTCAGCTGGGGCGCGCTGCTTGAGGAGTTTGCCAGCGCAGGTTTGAGGGTCATCGCCTTCGATCTGCATGGTCACGGCCTCTCAGAGGCACCCACGACTCCTGAGCGCTACAGCATGGAGCACTGCCAGGCCGACCTGCTTGCCGCCTTGCGGCAACTCGGGATTGCCCCCGGCGAGGCGATTCTCCTCGGCTACTCGCTGGGGGGGCGGATCGCGCTCTATTGTGCTTTCTCCGGCTTTTTCCGCTCTCTCATTCTGGAAAGTGCCTCTCCTGGTATCGCTGATCCCCAGGAGCGTGCCCTGCGCCAGCGCCAGGATGAGGAGCTGGCCGCCAGCATCGAGCGCGAAGGAGTGGCGGCCTTTGTCGCTCGCTGGGAGCAGCTGCCGCTCTTCGCCAGTCAACAGCGCCTGCCCGAGGAACAGCGGGCTATCCTGCGGACTCAACGGCTGGCTAATCGTCAGCAGGGCCTGGCCGGCAGTCTGCGCGGCGTAGGCACCGGGGTACAGCCCCCCCTGCATGGGCGGCTGCCGGAGTTGGCGCTGCCAGTCTTGCTGATCTGCGGGGCCTTGGATGAAAAGTTTTGCTCCATTGGCAAGGAGATGGCTCGCCTCCTTCCCAAGGCCATCCTGGCGATCGTGCCAGACGCCGGCCATACGGTCCATCTGGAGCAACCAACCCGCTTCGCCGAGCTGGTTCTCTCTTTCTGCTCCACCCTGGCACCCGCAGGCGAGCAGAGAACCTGA
- the menB gene encoding 1,4-dihydroxy-2-naphthoyl-CoA synthase, whose translation MPVHWQKVCDYQDIIFEKAEGIGKITINRPEVHNAFRPETLSEMIDAFNRCREDPEIGVVILTGAGTKAFCSGGDQRVRGEGGYVDQGGVPRLNALDLQKVIKYLPKPVIAMVAGYAIGGGHVLHVLCDLTIAADNARFGQAGPRVGSFDAGWGATMLARIVGHKKAREIWYLCRQYTAQEAFEMGLVNKVVPLEELEEETIKWAKELLEKSPTALRFLKAAFNADTDGLAGLQDLAGNATMLFYMTEEGKEGRNAFVEKRKPNFSKFPRLP comes from the coding sequence ATGCCTGTTCATTGGCAAAAGGTCTGCGATTATCAAGACATTATTTTCGAGAAGGCCGAAGGGATCGGCAAGATCACAATCAATCGCCCGGAGGTCCATAACGCCTTTCGTCCCGAGACCCTGAGCGAGATGATTGACGCTTTCAACCGCTGTCGCGAAGACCCCGAGATTGGTGTGGTGATTCTGACGGGTGCCGGCACAAAAGCCTTCTGCTCCGGCGGGGACCAGCGTGTACGCGGCGAGGGCGGCTATGTTGATCAGGGTGGCGTGCCACGCCTCAATGCTCTCGATCTTCAGAAAGTGATCAAGTATCTGCCCAAGCCTGTCATTGCGATGGTGGCCGGCTATGCCATTGGCGGCGGCCACGTGCTGCATGTGCTCTGCGACCTGACCATTGCCGCCGACAACGCGCGCTTTGGTCAGGCCGGGCCGCGCGTGGGTAGCTTCGATGCCGGTTGGGGCGCGACCATGCTGGCGCGTATCGTTGGCCATAAGAAGGCTCGCGAGATCTGGTATCTGTGCCGTCAGTATACCGCCCAGGAAGCCTTCGAGATGGGCCTGGTCAATAAAGTGGTGCCGCTAGAGGAGCTAGAAGAGGAGACCATCAAGTGGGCTAAGGAGCTGCTGGAGAAGAGTCCCACGGCCCTGCGCTTCCTTAAGGCCGCATTCAACGCCGATACGGATGGCCTGGCCGGCCTGCAAGATTTGGCCGGCAATGCGACCATGCTCTTCTACATGACTGAGGAGGGCAAAGAGGGACGCAACGCTTTCGTGGAGAAGCGCAAGCCGAATTTCTCCAAGTTCCCGCGCTTGCCCTAG
- the menC gene encoding o-succinylbenzoate synthase — translation MVADLTLERIRWQVYCLPLRAPFRTAHGLLRKRWGAIVEVSSAGGSLQGYGELAPLPPFSPALSSVLAALPALAKSLEGITLTEALARLLAAQEAGQLPAPATFALEVALLDLAARAHGHGLLAPYARLTVPVNAVIGASAPDEAAQAARQAVAAGFRCLKLKLSGDEQQDSERLAAVRASAGEAIGLRLDANASWSLTQAEHLLRAYARYDIAYVEQPLAANDLEGLRQLRRHSPVPIAVDESLSSLESARQVLRLEAADVLILKPQFFGGLRPALQLIEEAVAHKVTCVITSALEAGIGVCSALHLAAAHPALTEAAGLATLSLLRTDLLTEPLSLDAGQFQLPPGPGLGVRPDQIALAHYSVL, via the coding sequence ATGGTCGCCGATCTCACGCTTGAGCGCATCCGCTGGCAGGTCTATTGTCTGCCGCTGCGCGCTCCCTTTCGCACCGCTCACGGTCTGCTCAGAAAACGCTGGGGGGCCATCGTTGAGGTGAGCAGCGCCGGCGGGAGCCTCCAGGGCTATGGCGAGCTGGCTCCGCTGCCGCCTTTTAGTCCGGCGCTGAGCAGCGTTCTGGCAGCTCTGCCTGCCCTGGCGAAGAGCCTGGAGGGGATCACGCTGACCGAGGCCCTGGCCCGGCTCCTGGCAGCACAAGAGGCAGGGCAGCTACCAGCTCCAGCAACCTTCGCGCTGGAGGTGGCCCTGCTCGATCTGGCCGCCCGCGCGCATGGGCATGGACTGCTCGCTCCCTATGCCCGCCTCACCGTGCCCGTCAATGCCGTCATTGGCGCCTCCGCGCCCGATGAGGCCGCGCAGGCCGCTCGCCAGGCAGTAGCCGCCGGCTTTCGCTGTCTTAAGCTTAAGCTGAGCGGTGATGAGCAGCAGGACAGCGAGCGCCTGGCAGCGGTGCGCGCCAGCGCGGGAGAGGCCATCGGCCTGCGCCTGGATGCCAACGCCAGTTGGAGCCTGACGCAGGCCGAGCACCTGCTACGGGCCTATGCCCGGTACGATATTGCCTACGTTGAGCAGCCCCTGGCTGCCAATGACCTGGAAGGGCTGCGTCAGCTGCGTCGTCACAGCCCTGTTCCTATCGCCGTCGACGAGAGCCTGAGTAGTCTGGAAAGCGCTCGCCAGGTGCTGCGCCTGGAGGCCGCCGATGTGCTCATCCTGAAGCCGCAGTTTTTCGGCGGCCTCCGACCAGCCCTCCAGCTCATTGAGGAAGCTGTTGCCCACAAGGTGACCTGCGTCATCACCAGCGCTCTGGAGGCGGGCATCGGCGTCTGCTCCGCCCTGCACCTGGCTGCCGCGCACCCTGCACTGACTGAGGCTGCCGGTCTGGCAACCCTCTCGCTGCTGAGAACAGACCTACTCACAGAACCGCTCTCCCTCGACGCAGGCCAGTTCCAACTACCGCCCGGGCCTGGCCTGGGTGTGAGACCGGATCAGATAGCTCTGGCCCACTACTCAGTACTATAA